CCGGGTACGCGTCGATCGTGATCTCAATCTCTTTCGGATTCACATTCATCCCACCCGTAATGATCAAATCCTTGGCGCGCCCGGCGATGGCATAGGCTCCGTTGGCGAGGCGGCGTCCCAGATCGCCGCTGCGAAAGAATCCATCGGATGAAAAAGCCTCCGCTGTTTCGGCGGGGCGGCGCCAGTATCCGGGGAATACGCTCTCGCCGCGAATTAAAACCTCCCCCACTACACCGTCTGACACAGCTTGCCCGGCTGCGTCAGCGATGCGCAGATCAAACCCTGGCAGAGGCAGTCCAACGCTGCCGCCAATCCGCTGCCCGTCCACCGGGCTGGAGGCGATGCCGCCCGTCTCGGTCATACCATATCGCTCGACGATGGCATGACCTGTCCGTTGCTCAAACTCGCGGAAGGTTTGCTCGCGCAGTGGTGCCGATCCGGAGATGAACAGCCGGATATTCCCGCAGCTCTCGCGCGTGAGCGGTGACTTTAGCAAGCGTGTGTAATACGTGGGCACGCCCATGAAAATAGTCGCGTGAGGCAGCGCCGCCAGTATAGCGGGAGCTAGAAACCGCCGATGCAGAATGATCCGGGACCCGCTCAATAACGTCGGGACAGTGGCCACGAATAAACCGTGCAGATGATAGAGCGGCAGCGAATGAAGCAGAACTTCGCTGCTTCGCCAGCGCCAGAATTCACGCAGCGCCGCACCGTTCGCATATAGATTGCGATGCGTGATCATGGCTCCCTTGGGACGGCCCGTGGTTCCAGATGTGTACATCAACGCAGCGACGTCGCTGCCGGAACAGTCTTCAATGCGAGTCGTTGATTCAATAGTCTTCGCCTCCTCGTAGGCTTCTCCGTAGCCGGAGACATCCATCGTGGACATGGCAAAACTTGTCTGCATCTCCTTCCGGAGCGACTCGTATTCCTCGCGCCGTCGCGGATGGCAGATGGCCATGCGGGGATCGGCGTCTTCCAGGATTACTTGAATCTCTCCTCGGCGGCTGGTGGGGTTCAGGGGTACAAAAATGGCGCCCATACGAATGCAGGCGTAGCAGAGCATCAGCAGGTGAGGCGACTTGTCCGTCTGCGCCAGCACTCGGTCGCCCGGACGCACACCTTTCGATGCGAGCCACGCGGCATACTTCCCGGTCCATAGGGCAAAGTCCGAGTAGGTGTAGATCGCCCGCGCGTCCGTCTCCAGCAATACGCAACTGCGGTCGGTGGGAAAACAACTCTCGATGATGGCGTAAAGGTTATCGTTCATTTGATTGTTGGCTGCGCTGGCGGGCAGGCCCAATACTTCATCTTCGCAAAGTCCGTGGGTGAAATTCAATGTGTGTGCCAGGAAGCAATCATCCGGAGTATCCAAAAACCATGATGAATGCAAAAATCTGATAAAATCCATAGTTTCATGGATGAATCACAGTGTCGTGCCGGATTTGACGATCGGGAGCGACCTGAAGACACCCGAATTCCAATTGAGGTAGATCATGTCCAGCAAAATTCAGAAGAATGGCAAACCGGAGCCGCGCCGCTTCATCATCGGTATGTCCGGTGCGACGGGCGCGATCTACGGCATTCGCATGTTGCAGATGCTCAGAACCGTGCCGGGCGTGGAGACGCACCTGGTGATGTCCAAGGCGGCGGAACGAACGATCGCTTACGAGACGAGCTTTACGATTGATCAAGTGCGGGCGCTGGCGCATGAGTCGTACAACATTCTGGATATCGGCGCCAAACCCTCGAGCGGATCATTTCCCGTCGAGGGCATGATCGTCGCGCCCTGCGCCATGAAGACCCTCGGGGCGGTCGCCAACTCTCTGAGTCTGGACCTGCTCAGCCGCTCCGCCGACGTTACGCTCAAGGAGCGTCGCAAACTGGTACTGATGGTGCGAGAAGCCCCTCTACATCTGGGCCATCTGCGCCTGATGGTGCAGGCCGCCGAGATCGGGGCCATTATCTCGCCGCCGGTTCCGGCATTTTACAATTTCCCGAAGACACTTGACGACATGGTGAATCACACGGTCGGTCGCGTGCTCGATCTGTTCGGCGTAGACGTGAATCTCGTCAAACGCTGGGAAGGCATGAGCGCCAAGAACAAGAAGCTCGCCAGTACGAAGTGACTATGACTCATTCGGATGTGTGGATCATCCCCGGAGTGGTGGCCAGCGGTCTGGGCCAGGGTGCATTCTTTGTTTCTATTGAGTGGGTGCGTAGCCGATTGACTGAGTTGATGGGCATCCCGCCATTTCCTGGAACGTTGAATGTTCGCGTGGCTCCCCAAATGTGGGCGGCGTTGTTTGCGCAGCGGACGCGGTTTGACCTGGTCTCCGAGCCCGGCATGGCCGGCAGTTGTCCCGGATATCTCGCGGCGATCACCTTGCGCACTCACAGCGAGAGTGTGCAACAAGCATGGGTAATTTTGCCAGAGGTGACGGTGCATACCGATATTTTGGAGATCGTTTCGCAGCATCATCTGCGCAACGTGCTTGGCTTGAGCGATGGCGACATTCTCGAAGTGATTGTCTCTATGCCGCTCGATTAATTTCTGGTTTGGGAGAATCAAGATGCCTTCAAATGCTCCAACGGATGTGATCCCCGTGGTGGACATTCCCACCACGCTGAATATCGCCAGCTATTTCATCGACAGCAATATTGAGCAGGGACGCGGCGGCACAATTGCCATCTATGAGGAGGGCCGCACCACCACCTACGAGCAGCTTGCCGAGGCCATGAATCGTGCGGGCAACGCGCTGCGCACCTTGGGTGTGGAGCAGGAAAATCGTGTGCTCCTGGCCATACCGGACTCAGTTGAGTTCGTCGCTGTATTCTTTGGCGCCGCTAAGATCGGCGCCATCCCCATTCCAGTTAATACGGCGGCCAAGCCGGAAGACCTGCTCTATTTTCTCAACGACAGCGGCGCGCGCGTATTAGTGGTCCAGGATGACCTCTGGCCCGATCTTCAGCCTTTGCTGGCGCAGGCACCAAGCCTGTTGCATGTTCTGGTCATGCCGTCGGTGCCTGCCCAGTCGCAGATGGTAACGACCGTGCCGCCAATGAAAGCGCACTACGGATTTCATCGCCTGAGCGAGGCGCTGGCCGCCGCCTCTCCCGCGCTTGCCGCTGAACCCACTTCCAAAGACGACATGGCGTTTTTCCTCTACACTTCCGGCAGCACCGGAGGGCCGAAGGGCGCCGTGCATCTGCACCATGACATGATTGTCTCCACCGAGCTATACGCGCGCAATATCCTGAAAATTTCAGCCCAGGATATTTTCTTCTCCGCCAGCAAGCTGTTCTTCGCCTATGGCCTGGGCAATGGTTCCTACTTTGCGTTCGCCGTCGGCGCGTCGGTGGTCTACAATCCACACCGCCCCAAGCCCGAGACCATTCTGGAATACATCGAGAAGTTTCGGCCGACGCTTTTTTTCAGCGTTCCAACGCTCTACGCCGCGATGCTTCAGGTGCCCCCAAAACCAGACACCCAGCGGAACCTCTCCAGCGTGCGCTACGGAGTGTCGGCGGGGGAGGCGCTTCCCGATGAACTGTTTCACCGCTTCAAGGAGCGCTTCAGCGTGGAGATACTCGATGGCATTGGGTCCACGGAGATGCTGCACATATTTATCTCCAATCGCCCCGGCGATATTCGTCCCGGCACCAGTGGAAGGATCGTTCCGGGATACGAGGCCAGGATTGTGGATGAAGCGGGAAATGCGCTGGCGCCTGGCGATATTGGAAATCTCTGGGTGAGCGGCGATAGCGCCGCGGCATTCTACTGGCGCAAACACGGCAAATCCAAGGCCACCATGGTGGGCGAATGGCTGGTTACGGGCGACAAGTATTACGTCGATCCCGATGGCTATTTCTGCTATTGCGGCCGCGCCGACGACATGCTGAAGTGTTCAGGCCAGTGGGTCTCGCCGGTGGAAGTTGAGAATGCGATCATCGCTCATCCGAGCGTTCTGGAATCAGCCATCGTCGGCCAGGCGGACGAGGACGAGTTGGTGAAGCCCAAGGTCTTCATCGTTCTCAAGAATGGCGCGACAGCGCCAAACGAAGATGATCTGCGGACATTTTTGAAAGGGAAACTTGCTGGCTACAAAATTCCGCGCTGGGTCGAGATCGTTCCCGAGCTACCCAAAACAGCTACTGGGAAGATACAGCGATTCAAACTGCGTAGCTAATTGCCATTGCTCTCGCGCTTCTTCTTATTCACTTCAATGCTGAGACGTTTAATTTTCTGATTCAGCGTGGACAAGGGAATCTGAAACCGCTCGGAGGCCTCTGTCTGATTGCCCTTGGTGCGGTCGAGCATTTCCAGGATGATGCGGCGCTCGCACTCGTCCATGATCTCAAACAGCGAAGCCTGCGGGCTGCCTCCCAGAGTGGGCAGCAGTCGCCACAGTTTTTTTCCGGTTTTGAGGATGGCCTCGGGGAGCATCTCCGGGCCGACTTCCTCGCCCGGTGAAAGAATGACGGCGCGCTCGACGGCATTTTCCAACTCGCGCACATTTCCTGGCCAATCATAATCGAGCAGCAGGCGCAGAGCTTCCTGAGAAAAGTGTCGCGGAGGTTTGCTGTTTTCCGCGCAGAACTTGCGGAAGAAGTGCTCCGCCAGCAGGGGCACATCCTCACGGCGCGCGCGCAGCGGGGGCAGGGTAATCGTGATCACGTTCAACCGGTAAAAAAGATCCTCGCGGAACTTGCCATCCTCCACCATGCGTTGCAAGTCCACGTTGGTGGCGGTTACCACGCGTACGTCCACGTGAATCGTTTCGTTGCTGCCGAGTGGCATGAACTCGCGTTCCTGCAGAACGCGCAGAAGTTTGGTTTGGGTTTCGACGCCGACTGTTCCAATCTCGTCAAAGAATAGCGTGCCGTGATCGGCCAGCTCGAACAGTCCTTTTTTGGAGGCCACCGCGCTGGTGAACGCGCCGCGGACATGCCCGAACAGGATGCTCTCCAGCAGGTCCACGGGCAGGCTGCCGGTGTTGACGGGAACGAAGAGTTTGTCCATGCGCGTGCTGTTGGCGTGAATGGCTTTGGCGATCAGTTCCTTGCCGGTGCCACTCTCGCCCTGGATTAGCACAGTGGCGCGTGCGGGGGCCACCTGACCCACCAGCTCCAGCACTTTGCGCATGGCTTCGCTCTTGCCGATGATTTCTGTAAACGCGTAGCGCTGCTTCAGCGTGCGCTTCAGCTCACGATTCTCTTCAGTGAGCCGCTGCTGCCGGACCAGTATGGATATCTCGGCGAGCAGCCGTTCATTGTCCCAGGGCTTGGTGATGTAATTGTTGGCGCCGTGGTGGATGGCCTCGACGGCGCGCTCGACCGAGCCATAGGCGGTGATCATCACCACGGCCAGCGCGGGGTTGCTGGCGCGAATCTTTTGCAGCACATCAATTCCGCTTTGATCGGGCAGCGCGGCATCGAGCAGAACCAGATCGTAGACACGCTTTTCGATCCGCCCCAGCCCCTCTTCGCCGTTCGCGGCGCTATCGACCAGATAGCCCTCGCTCGAGAGCAGTTCCTCAAGGCTTTCGCGAAGCTGTGGCTCATCGTCAATCACCAGCAACGACCCACGCGATTCAGGCATGAACAGGTTTCCTCAATGCGGGGAATTGCAGTTCGAAGCGGGTTCCCGCGCCGGGCTTGCTCTCCACACGGATCACGGCGGAGTGTTCCTGAATGATCCCGTAGGTGACCGCCAATCCCAACCCCGTCCAGTTGGCGGGATCGCGTCCGGGAATTTTCCCCGGCCATTTGGTGGTAAAGAATGGATCGTAAATCCTGGGCAGAACTTCAGGCGCGATGCCCACTCCAGTGTCGCGGACTTCGACATGCACAGAGCCTTCCTCCGTCCACGTGGTCAGCCGCAGACGACCGCCGTGCGCCATGGCGTCGCGCGCGTTGAGGATCAGGTTCAGCAACACCTGCTGTAGTTTCCCGCTGTGCCCGGAGATGAGTGCAAGGCCTGGTTCCAAATGCGTTTCCGTCTGAATCTGCGACGCTCTGAGCGGATGATCCACCAGCAGCAGAGTTTCCGAGATCAATTGGTTCATATCCACCGGAGCGAAGTCCTCAGCCACGCCGGACGTTGCCGCATCGCGCGGGCCGTTGCCTCGCGAGAGATTGCTGCGCGAGAACTTCAGTAGGCCGTTGACAATCTCCGATGCGCGGAACGTCTGACTGATGATTCGCTCCACAATTTTGGAAGCCTTTTCCGCAGTCTCGCTCCCGTTGCCGCCAGTAGGCGATGCCGCAGGAGCGTCAGTCGGTCGGTCCTGATGCGGACGGGCCAACATCTTTTCCAGCGCCTTTTGCAGCATCTGTGCCTGCGTGGAGATGACCGTCAACGGTGTGTTGACTTCATGCGCCACGCCGGCCGCCAGCAAGCCGATGGAGGAGAGCTTGTCAGCCTGCGCGAGCTGCGACTCCAGAGCCACGCGATCCGTTACATCATCAAACACCATCAGGCGGCCAATGCACTCGCAGTTGCGCGAAAGCAGCGGGGCGATGGAAATGTTCAGGACACGTTCCTGTCCACTACCGCCATTGTTGTCACCAACGACGCGATAGCGATTGATGTTGTGGATGCCCATATCTTCGCGGCTGCGGTCGTATTCAGCCAGCAGATCGGCGGGCAGCAGCTCGTGCAGCGGGCTGCCTTTCGCCTGACGGAAGGGCAGGGGAAGCATCAGCTCGAGCGGTGTATTGATGGCCTCTACGCGGTCTTCGAGATCCACGGCGAGCAAGCCGACGTTGATGGACTCCAGAATGTTTTCGCCGAACTGTTGCAGGTCGGCATACTGCCGCGCCTTTTCGGTGAGAGACTCGAGCAGCGAACCACTCTCCAGCGCCAATGCCAGATAACCGCAGAGCGTCTCCACCAGCGCGACGTCCTGCTCCGGGAGCAGCTCGCCTCCGGTCGTTCGGCCAAGGCCGAGCACGGCCACTAAGCGGTCCTTGGCGCGGCATGGGAAGTAGTACGGCATTCTCATGTCACGCAGGGACCGGTGCCATTGCGGGTGTTCCCACATCTCTTGATGGATCGGGTCGGAGTCGTCCCGGTCCGCTTGGTCCCATTCCGGCCAGCCGGGAAAATGCAACCAATCACGCCGCCGCCGCAGGCCCCGCGACCCCGATTCGCCAGCGGATTCTTCCAGCAGGCCGATATAGCCGAAATCAGCAGTGTGCCCGTCGCCAGCGCTCGCCGATTCCTGCGCGCGAGTGTCCGCGCTCAGTCCGTCGTTCTCCATCCCGCACTCCAGAAATATCTGGTAACCGCCATTTGCCGCGGGAATGAATACGGCGGCGCGGTCCAACTCCAGCAACTGCGTCAGAGGATCAAGCAGCGAGCGGACCATCTCCTCCCGGTCCGTATGGCGGCCAAGCTGATGTCCCAGGTACAGGACGGCCTGACGATAATCATAGCGGTGGCGGAGAAAACTCTCATCCAACTGGCGCTGAATCCAGCTTTGCAGAGGGCGTAGCAGCAAACCTGTGGCGATCACTGCTGCGATCAACCCCAAGGTTCCCACATCTGGAATGGTGCGGCGGAACAAGTCGCCCGCCAGCGCTGCAGCGCCCATGTAGCATCCCACCAACAGGCCGGTGGCCAGCGTCCAGGCTACGCCGCGACCGATGGCAATGTCCACATCGAGAAGCCGGTGGCGCGCCATGGCGTAGGCCATGCCGGCGGGCAGCGCGATCAGCGACATTGCCGACAACGCCATCCACGGTTGCGCAACGATCCCCAAGAAATATGGGACGGCATAGTTCACCACGAAGGGAGCCAATCCCGCCAGCGCTCCGCCGAGCACCCAAGCCATCTGCTTCCAAAGCTGGCGGGACCCAGACGGGCGAGAAGTAGCCCTGCGCAGCGCCGCTGCCAACAGTCCCGTGCCCAGCATGTACATCGCCGCCAGATACCCGGTCTCGATGCGATCCATCCACCAGCTCGAGTCGCTCAAGGGGGCCGAAGCGGATGTGAGTACTCCGAGCGCGAAGCCAATGTGGAGGAGACCCAGCAACGTGGCCGAAGCGTAAATGCCAAAGCGCAGGTTCCCCGCGCTGGCGGAGGATGCTGGGCGATTCGCGCCAGCCGATTGCCAGTACGTCAGGCAGAAGTGCGCGAATAGTGCCGGCTGCAACAGCATTGCCGCCGCATCCGTCCAATAGATGAGCCAATCCAGTGAGTCGAATTTTCCCGAGTAAGAAAAGGCGAACAGGACAAATGAAGTGAGGCAGTAAAGCACAAATAGCCGCGCCCGCGGAGCCCGCATTCTGCGCCACAGTACCCATGCGCCCAACATCAGGTAGAACAATCCGGCGATCCACAGAACAGTTTGCAACGGCGTGGAGTCGGCCCGAGCCGCCAGCCTCAGATGAATCGTTAGTGGCGCGCCCTCGCGGATGACCGTGTAGTCCACGGCAGTGTCCGGGGTGGCTGCGTAGAGGCGGCGCGTCAATTCCTCCAACGACTTAATCTGGTCCGTGTGCCCGCCGTTTTGGGTGGCGTAGAGAATGTCGCCACTGCGCACGCCAGCCCTTGCCGCCGGCCCGCCGGATTCGATATTCCTGGCGACCAGGCCCAAAGCGGTTTCTGACCAGAGCACGCCATCGGATGGGATCTGAACCGTGCGCCGCTGCTGCCAGTTGGCCACTGCGAGGACCAGCGACACCAGCATCAACGATGCCAGGAGGTAGCGCGCGACTTGGGGTCTGTTTTCCAGTAGTTTCACTTAAGCGAATGCGCAGCCTTGACCGAGATCGGGACGAACAATGACTAGGCAAACTGATTGCACTTCATGTACCAATTATCCGTTGCTTCCAAACTATTTTAACCGATTTAGTATCAATATGTTGATGCCACTCAACAGAGCCTGAATGGGCCTTCTCCGGAAAAGCGAATGGTTCCTATGCAAAAATGTAGAAAAGTCTACAAAAATGCAAGCAACGCTTTTTCTGTTATGGCGATACAAATTCTAGAATACGAAATTAAAGCCGCCGCGGAAGGCTCTGGCCGCAGGGAACAAAGTTCCCTGAATTCCACTCGCTGAGCGCACCGACAGATAGCCATCGGCTAGCAGGTTAGTGAAGTCAGCGATGGCCTCAAACTGGCCTTGGAGGATATTGGGGGAGGGAAGAGGCTGCAGGATATAGACACTAAGATAGGGATCGGCCTGACCGATGCCGCGATTATAGGGATCGGCGACAGTTATGGCGCGCTCGGGCAACCAGCGATAGGAAGTGATCACGTGGGTGCGTAATCCCGGCATCGTCGAGTCGATCTTCAATGCCACGGAGTGACTGCGCTGCATGCGCAAAACTTCCCGAAGCTGCTGCGCGCTTTCGATGACCGGGGCCTCGGTGGAGGCAACCATTGATCCGGCGTAGCTATACGCGGCAATCAGGGCCACGCCAGGGCTGATCTCCGTGGAGATTGCGGCCCGCGCACCCGCCGAGCGGTAGTTGCCCGCGCTGATGAATTGGCGATTGGAGAATGGATCACGCAGCATTCCCGAGGGGAGGACCTCTGCGCCGGAAGCTTTGCGCGGGAAGGCGATGGTCAACGCCGCGTCTTCTAGAGAATCAAGGAAGAAGGAAGCCTCTGTCCGCATTTGTGTGGCGAACACTGGATCGATCCAATGTTGCTCCCAACTTGCTTCTGCGTGCCGACCGGATTCCATGACGGGCGTTCCGTCTACCCCCGCGCTGATCTGCGGAATAGCCAGCCACTGCTCCGCCGCCTGCTTCTGCGTATCCCATCCGGAAGGAATTGCGCGCGGGCCAATCCCCGCGTAGGAAACGGTGAGCAGTCCGCCGGACGGCGTTGCATATACGACTCGTCCGTACGGGCTCAACTGGAAGGTCTGTCCATTGAGGCTGAAGGAGTCCAGCAGCGAGCCGAACTCGGCGGTGATAGCGTTCGTAATCTGGCGCTCCTGCGCGTAGCCAAATGTGACGGACTGCACTCTCTCGCCGCTGGGCGCGTCGGGGCCAAACTGGCTGACCCAGTATTCACGTGGCAGGAAAAGCTGGCGGGCCGTGGCCGTGATATGCGTGGTCGCGCGGTCGCCATCCTGACGGTCCCAGGAAATATGCAGACTGGTGGCGGGCGTGCCCTGCTTGATACCCGCCGAGCCGGTGAGGCCCAGCGACTGGTTTGCGCCGAGCTGATAATCCATATCGAACGATGTTTGCAGGCCAGAGTCATGGCCGAAGCCCGCTCTATCGTCGCCCGCCAGAAGTTTCACGGTGCCATGCAACGCGCGCTCGCGCGGATCAATCGAGGCGGCTTCGCCATTGCTGACTGCGACGGACCGGTCTGGTCCATTCTGTTGGAATCGCAACACGGGCCGCGTCGGATGCTGCGCACGCAGAACCCACTTCCAATCTTCGCTGGCCTGCTCGATGCTGCTGGGGATCGAAAACTCCACCGACTCGGCCAGCTTGTACAGGCTGATGTCGAGCAGCGCCAGACCACCTGCTTTTACCGCGATGGCCGTCTTGAGGTAGGGAAGAAAACTGGGACTGACTACTTCCGCCGAGTAGATGCCGGGTGCAAGTTTCGGCACGCTGAAGCGGCCGGTGGTCTGCGTGGTGGCGCGCGCTACGACGCGTCCCCCAGGCGAGAGGATGCTCACGGGAACCCCGGCCTGTGCCGCGCCCCGACGATCCGTGATCTTGCCCGCGATGATGCCAAACTCCGTGGCCTCAACGCCGCCGGCGGCCATCGCACTTGCTGGAGCCACCGCCAATAGCGCCAGCAATGACGCTACTTTTGTCTGGGCACGGAACACGCGCGCGAAATAGTGCAAGCTCACGATACTCCTCCCCGAATTACGCGATGTCTATTCGATCGTGAAATCGGCCGCGGGCGAAATGGACTGGTTGGTGTTGGTGTCGGTTACCGTTACTTTGAGTTTGTATTTGCCAGGCTCGAGCGATGTGAGCGGCATGAGTTTTTCGATGTTTACCTGACTGGGTGAGGAGTTGGGCAGGTCGGCGGCGTTCTCCGTGGATTCAAAGACCGCCTTGTCGCCCTTCAGCAATTGATACTTGATGGTTGCCGCGGGGCGCGCGCCGCTGATGTCCGGCTTGATGTTATAGACCTGCATGTAGACGCCCAGACGTTGCTCACGCTTGAATGTCTCGCCCACCGCCGGACGGACTTTGGAATCACCGATCACGAACTGGCCGATGCCGATGCGCTTGGTGGGCACTTTCTCCAGTTGATCCGCGAGGATCAACGAGCTGACCGAGAACTCGTCTTCCTTGAACAAGGGAACTTCCAGCCGCATCTCCAATGTGCCGAGGTTGCCGCTGTTCACGTCCTTCAGCGCCAGGCTCAGGCGATAGAGGCCCGGGCGCAACGGGATGGACTTCCAGTAGATGGACTTCTTTTCGAGCGACTGTTCGAGCAATGATTCCGGGATGTCCAGCGCGATGGTGTCTTCAAATGTCTGGACTACACGGCGCGTCAGCGTGGTGATGCGCCCGAAGATGTTCACCACGGCCTTCTGCACGCCGGTGGAGTTATTGAACGCCAGGTCCTTGTTGAGCAGACCAATCGTGAACGCCGAGAGCACCGAACTATCGGTGATCTTCACGAAGTCGGTGCGCACCTGAAACGGCAGCACGTTGAAGCGGATGTTGGTCGAGATGGCCTCTTCCAAATCCTTGAACTTGATCGCCGGAGGCCTGTTGATATTGGCCATCAGCGCCAGACGATCAAACTGTCCGCCGTAGCGCGTCGAGGTCGCGTAGCCCGCGCCGGGGCTGGAGTCAATCATGCGCTTGGGCATGCGCGTGCCGTCGGTGCGCGTGAAGCGGTCCACCTTCGACGACAGGCCCATCTCTTCCATCTGCGACAGGCCGGCACCGGGCACGTAGAGTAGCGCGTCCTTCTCCGCCGGGTCGATGGTGAAACGATACTCGCCAGTCATGGTTGGATCGACGTACTCAAGCTCCACGTTCTGGCCGATGCCTTCGATGTAGCGATAGCGCCAGACTTCAAACGGGAACGTGGAAGTTGATCCGCCGCCTTCTTCCATAGGCCTTTCGTAGTGCCCGCCGGAAGGATGCGCTTCCACTTCGTCCGGTGGTCCGTACATGATGTACATGCGCCCGCGATCACTCTTCCAGCCGGGGATGCCGCTGGCGTAATGCTGATTGGCGTAGGCGATGCGCCGGTAATGCTCTTCCTTGTAATCGTTGGTGAGTGCCTCGGGATCGGGGCTGCGGCGCAGCCAGAACTGCTCGATGAACTGCTCGCGCTCCTCGTCATTGGCCAGGGTCAGGAAGACCTTGCGCTCTTCGTCGGTGATGATGTAGCCGACGTCTTCGTTGAGCCACTTCTTGAAGGCCGAGGCCAATTCTTTTTCAAGCGACTCGCGGGCGCGCTGGCGATCCTTGTCGCTCATGCCCTTGGCTTCGCTCTGTCCGACCAGGTCCTTGGCCTCGCCCTGCTTCTCTTGAGCATGCAGCGGAGCCAATAAATACTGGCCTCCCAGGAACATCGCCCAGCCAATCAGCATGGCGATTCGCGCAGTCGATAACAGCCACCGCGTCGAGCTGCGCTGCGAGTTGTCCCGACGGCTTTCAGGGGCCTCCCGTTTGGTCTGTTGAAAATAGGACTGCATAGTTCGACCCGCTTTCCTGAATCCCGTGCTCAAACTTAGTGTTATTGTAGGTCTCGCTCCCCGTCCAAGTCAAGCAAAACGTCATGCTGATCGTCATGCCAAAGGGGCGCCAACAAAAGATTAAAATCATTCTGGTTAGCTGAAATTTGGACACAGAAAACCGCCCTTCCCGTAGGGGCTGGCACCGCACAGTTGGACATCATCCAGCCACGCGGGGTTGCCCGCGAAAATCCATGGTGCTCGGATTGCTTCGTTTCCGCACTCCCGCAAGATACTAAACCCGTCATACTAAACCCGTCGTCATCCTGAGCGTAGCGAAGGACCTGCTTTTTTATCTCGGGGGGACGCGCTGGGGAAAGCAGACCCTCCGCCCACCTCGCGCTCCGAATCGCCCGCCGATGATCACCCGCGAGTTGCCCCAGGATTCTCCCGTGACAACTTTTCCAAATTTTCCAGTAGCTTTCACGCCTAATCCAGGCCCCCTCACATGACCATCCATCCCGCAGATGCCCGCAGGGCATCACCGTGAATAGCCGTAGGTGCCAACCTACGGACTACCGCGTCCCCAACCGAAACAACCCCGGAGGGGTTGACCATTCAAATTGCCAGACGATGCTTGCATGTGGGGAAACCGTGGCCCCTCCAGGGCCGAATTTGATATGGGGATTCGTCCCGGAGGTTTCACTTGCGGCTATTCACAGTCCTGCCCTCCGGGCAGGCTGGCAATCGGGGCCGTCTCATGGAAGCCGAGATGTTCCCGAATCACGATAATCTTCATAATCAATGCCAGTGTTTCGTGGCGGTCCTCCGTGTACCTCTGCGTCCTCTGCGGTTAGGAAAGATGTTTAACCGCAGAGGACGCAGAGGTACACGGAGGAAACACCACGATAGGACACCGCCCAATAGCCGCGACTGTATCCATTCGTTTCGCGCGGCACTTTCGTGCGCCGACTAATTAGCCTGGCTGGCAAGAGCGTGGCACAGCGCGGCGGACTGCGCCTTTGTCAGCACCTGCTCTAAATCTTCCGGCGTGGCGCGGCGCAGATTCTCGATGCTACCGAAATGTTCCAGGAGTTTGCGGGCTGTTGCCGGGCCGATGCCGGGGATGTCGAGCAACTCGCTGCGCAACTGCCGTGAGTCGCGGCGCTGGCGGTGGAACTTCACCGCGAAGCGGTGCGACTCGTCGCGTATCTGCTGGACGAGGCGCAGCACCGGCGAGTGATGATCGAGGCGC
This sequence is a window from Acidobacteriota bacterium. Protein-coding genes within it:
- a CDS encoding PDZ domain-containing protein; amino-acid sequence: MKLLENRPQVARYLLASLMLVSLVLAVANWQQRRTVQIPSDGVLWSETALGLVARNIESGGPAARAGVRSGDILYATQNGGHTDQIKSLEELTRRLYAATPDTAVDYTVIREGAPLTIHLRLAARADSTPLQTVLWIAGLFYLMLGAWVLWRRMRAPRARLFVLYCLTSFVLFAFSYSGKFDSLDWLIYWTDAAAMLLQPALFAHFCLTYWQSAGANRPASSASAGNLRFGIYASATLLGLLHIGFALGVLTSASAPLSDSSWWMDRIETGYLAAMYMLGTGLLAAALRRATSRPSGSRQLWKQMAWVLGGALAGLAPFVVNYAVPYFLGIVAQPWMALSAMSLIALPAGMAYAMARHRLLDVDIAIGRGVAWTLATGLLVGCYMGAAALAGDLFRRTIPDVGTLGLIAAVIATGLLLRPLQSWIQRQLDESFLRHRYDYRQAVLYLGHQLGRHTDREEMVRSLLDPLTQLLELDRAAVFIPAANGGYQIFLECGMENDGLSADTRAQESASAGDGHTADFGYIGLLEESAGESGSRGLRRRRDWLHFPGWPEWDQADRDDSDPIHQEMWEHPQWHRSLRDMRMPYYFPCRAKDRLVAVLGLGRTTGGELLPEQDVALVETLCGYLALALESGSLLESLTEKARQYADLQQFGENILESINVGLLAVDLEDRVEAINTPLELMLPLPFRQAKGSPLHELLPADLLAEYDRSREDMGIHNINRYRVVGDNNGGSGQERVLNISIAPLLSRNCECIGRLMVFDDVTDRVALESQLAQADKLSSIGLLAAGVAHEVNTPLTVISTQAQMLQKALEKMLARPHQDRPTDAPAASPTGGNGSETAEKASKIVERIISQTFRASEIVNGLLKFSRSNLSRGNGPRDAATSGVAEDFAPVDMNQLISETLLLVDHPLRASQIQTETHLEPGLALISGHSGKLQQVLLNLILNARDAMAHGGRLRLTTWTEEGSVHVEVRDTGVGIAPEVLPRIYDPFFTTKWPGKIPGRDPANWTGLGLAVTYGIIQEHSAVIRVESKPGAGTRFELQFPALRKPVHA
- a CDS encoding carboxypeptidase regulatory-like domain-containing protein; this encodes MSLHYFARVFRAQTKVASLLALLAVAPASAMAAGGVEATEFGIIAGKITDRRGAAQAGVPVSILSPGGRVVARATTQTTGRFSVPKLAPGIYSAEVVSPSFLPYLKTAIAVKAGGLALLDISLYKLAESVEFSIPSSIEQASEDWKWVLRAQHPTRPVLRFQQNGPDRSVAVSNGEAASIDPRERALHGTVKLLAGDDRAGFGHDSGLQTSFDMDYQLGANQSLGLTGSAGIKQGTPATSLHISWDRQDGDRATTHITATARQLFLPREYWVSQFGPDAPSGERVQSVTFGYAQERQITNAITAEFGSLLDSFSLNGQTFQLSPYGRVVYATPSGGLLTVSYAGIGPRAIPSGWDTQKQAAEQWLAIPQISAGVDGTPVMESGRHAEASWEQHWIDPVFATQMRTEASFFLDSLEDAALTIAFPRKASGAEVLPSGMLRDPFSNRQFISAGNYRSAGARAAISTEISPGVALIAAYSYAGSMVASTEAPVIESAQQLREVLRMQRSHSVALKIDSTMPGLRTHVITSYRWLPERAITVADPYNRGIGQADPYLSVYILQPLPSPNILQGQFEAIADFTNLLADGYLSVRSASGIQGTLFPAARAFRGGFNFVF